The genomic window AGATGGACGCACGCGCCGCCGGCCACGACGTCGTCGTCATGGTGGCCGCCGTCGCGGACTTCCGTCCCGCCGACTACGCCGAGGCGAAGATCAAGAAGACGCACGACCCAGCCGATCCGGATGCGGCCCCCTCCATCGCGCTCGTACGCAACCCCGACGTCCTCGCCGGTCTGGTCACGGCACGCGGGGATGCCGCCGCACCACTGCTCGTCGGCTTCGCCGCAGAGACCGGCGACGCGACCGGCTCCGTGCTCGACCTCGGTCGAGCCAAGCTCGCTCGCAAGGGCTGCGATCTGCTCGTCGTCAACGAGGTGGGCGAGGGCCTGACCTTCGGTGCCGAGGACACCACGGTGCACGTCCTCACCCGTGGCAGCGACGACACGGTTGACATCGGTCCCGCGAGCAAGCGGGTCGTCTCCGACGGCATCTGGGACGCGGTCGTGGACTGCCTCCACCCCACGGGGCGGCGGGTCCTAGACTGACGAGGCCCTACTGGGCGGTTTCTTCGCCCTGCCAGTCGAACCCGGGAGTACTGCGTGTCCGGACGTCTCTTCACCTCCGAGTCGGTGACCGAGGGTCACCCCGACAAGATCTGCGACCAGATCTCGGACTCGATCCTCGACGCCATGCTCGAGGCCGACCCGCACAGTCGCGTCGCCGTCGAGACGATGGTGACGACCGGTCTGGTCCACATCGCCGGTGAGGTCACCACCGAGGCCTATGTCGAGATCCCGCAGTTGGTCCGCTCGGTCATCGCCGACCGCGTCGGCTACGACTCATCCGAGAAGGGATTCGACGGACGCACCTGTGGCGTCTCCGTGTCCATCGGCGCGCAGAGCCCCGACATCGCCCAGGGTGTCGACACCGCCTACGAGAGCCGTACCGGCGGGATCGACCCCAAGGACAAGCAGGGCGCGGGCGACCAGGGCCTGATGTTCGGGTACGCCTGCCAGGACACCCCCGATCTGATGCCGCTGCCGATCTACCTCGCGCACCGGCTCTCCCAGCGACTCACGGAGGTCCGAAAGGACGGGGTGCTGGACTACCTGCGTCCCGACGGCAAGACCCAGGTGACCATCGACTACGACGGGGACAGCCCGATGCGGCTGGACACAGTGGTCCTTTCGACCCAGCACTCCGCGGAGGTCGACCACGTGAAGCAGTTGCCGGCCGATATCATGGCGCAGGTCTTCGACCCCGTGATGACCGAGCTGAAGGACTCCGGTGTGCGGTTGGACACCTCGTACTACCGCACCCTGATCAACCCGACCGGGAAGTTCGTCATCGGCGGCCCGATGGGGGACGCGGGCCTGACGGGGCGCAAGATCATCGTCGACACCTACGGCGGCATGGCTCGCCACGGTGGCGGTGCCTTCTCCGGCAAGGACCCCTCGAAGGTCGACCGGTCCGCCGCGTACGCCACCCGGTGGGTGGCCAAGAACGTCGTCGCCGCCGGGCTCGCCGGGCGGTGCGAGGTCCAGGTCGCC from Janibacter cremeus includes these protein-coding regions:
- the metK gene encoding methionine adenosyltransferase, with the translated sequence MSGRLFTSESVTEGHPDKICDQISDSILDAMLEADPHSRVAVETMVTTGLVHIAGEVTTEAYVEIPQLVRSVIADRVGYDSSEKGFDGRTCGVSVSIGAQSPDIAQGVDTAYESRTGGIDPKDKQGAGDQGLMFGYACQDTPDLMPLPIYLAHRLSQRLTEVRKDGVLDYLRPDGKTQVTIDYDGDSPMRLDTVVLSTQHSAEVDHVKQLPADIMAQVFDPVMTELKDSGVRLDTSYYRTLINPTGKFVIGGPMGDAGLTGRKIIVDTYGGMARHGGGAFSGKDPSKVDRSAAYATRWVAKNVVAAGLAGRCEVQVAYAIGTAQPVGLYIETFGTETVPVETIQKAVDSVFDLRPLAIVEELDLLRPIYAPTAAYGHFGRTSAAGYDNAFPWEQTTKVEALRAAVGR